A region of Sulfitobacter faviae DNA encodes the following proteins:
- the gluQRS gene encoding tRNA glutamyl-Q(34) synthetase GluQRS → MTLITRFAPSPTGPLHLGHAYSALLAHDLAKAAGGNFLLRIEDIDQSRARAHWEAQIYEDLAWLGIDWPHPVMRQSDRMAAYEAALDALWSRGLLYACTCNRRDIAAATSAPQEGAEPVYGPDGLIYPGTCRTAGHSKGSGALRLDMRKALENLGNTKLSFTENGQGPNAETGKITLSSDQLMDTVGDVVLARRDMGTSYHLSVVLDDDAQGVTLVPRGADLFDATYIHVVLQALLGLPTPLYHHHRLIRDDSGKRLAKRDDARAIALYRENGATPDEIREIIGL, encoded by the coding sequence TTGACTCTTATCACCAGATTCGCACCATCTCCGACCGGACCACTGCACCTCGGCCACGCCTATTCCGCACTCTTGGCCCATGATCTTGCAAAGGCCGCAGGGGGCAATTTTCTGCTGCGGATCGAAGACATCGACCAATCCCGCGCGCGCGCTCATTGGGAGGCGCAGATCTACGAAGACCTCGCATGGCTGGGCATCGACTGGCCGCATCCCGTCATGCGGCAATCGGATCGAATGGCGGCCTATGAAGCCGCCCTAGATGCCCTCTGGTCGCGCGGCCTGCTCTATGCCTGCACCTGCAACCGCCGCGACATTGCCGCTGCCACCAGCGCGCCGCAGGAGGGGGCAGAACCCGTCTACGGCCCCGATGGCCTCATTTACCCCGGCACCTGCCGCACGGCAGGCCACTCCAAAGGCTCCGGCGCGCTGCGCCTCGATATGCGTAAGGCACTGGAAAACCTTGGCAATACCAAGCTAAGCTTCACCGAAAACGGCCAGGGGCCGAATGCCGAAACTGGGAAGATCACCCTCTCTTCCGATCAGTTGATGGACACGGTCGGGGATGTGGTCTTGGCCCGCCGCGACATGGGCACGTCCTATCACCTTTCCGTCGTGCTCGACGACGACGCGCAGGGGGTGACGCTGGTCCCGCGCGGGGCCGATCTGTTTGATGCGACCTACATTCATGTGGTGCTACAGGCGCTGTTGGGCCTGCCGACGCCGCTCTATCACCACCACCGTCTGATCCGCGATGACAGCGGCAAGCGATTGGCCAAACGTGATGACGCCCGCGCCATCGCACTCTATCGCGAGAACGGCGCCACGCCCGATGAAATTCGTGAAATCATCGGGCTTTAG
- a CDS encoding class I SAM-dependent DNA methyltransferase, whose amino-acid sequence MTQHFFDKAYAARDTNVIRSLYDEWASSYDEDIKAQGYATPDRAAATLAEFLDDKEQPIFDIGCGTGLSGAALKQAGFTTIDGGDVSAAMLEQARKKGIYRNLLELEVDAPLPFAPGAYAAISAIGVIGPGAAPITLFDTLMHGLEKGGKLLFSLNEKALEDRGALGMIHEWTDCGAAILLFAEEGPHLPGIDMKSTVYLIEKN is encoded by the coding sequence ATGACACAGCATTTTTTCGACAAGGCCTATGCGGCGCGGGACACGAATGTGATCCGCAGCCTCTATGACGAATGGGCAAGCAGCTATGACGAGGACATCAAGGCCCAAGGCTATGCCACGCCCGACCGCGCCGCTGCCACGCTCGCAGAATTTCTCGACGACAAAGAGCAGCCGATCTTCGACATCGGCTGCGGCACCGGGCTGTCCGGCGCGGCGCTGAAACAGGCGGGTTTCACCACCATCGACGGCGGTGATGTATCCGCCGCCATGCTAGAGCAAGCGCGCAAAAAAGGCATATACCGCAACCTATTAGAACTCGAAGTTGACGCGCCACTTCCCTTTGCGCCCGGGGCTTATGCGGCGATCAGCGCCATCGGTGTGATCGGCCCCGGTGCAGCCCCGATCACCCTCTTCGATACGCTGATGCATGGGTTAGAAAAGGGCGGTAAGCTCCTATTTTCACTAAATGAAAAAGCGCTGGAAGATCGCGGTGCCTTGGGCATGATCCACGAATGGACCGATTGCGGCGCGGCAATCCTCCTCTTTGCCGAGGAAGGGCCGCACCTGCCCGGGATCGACATGAAGTCTACCGTATATCTGATTGAAAAGAATTGA
- the trmFO gene encoding methylenetetrahydrofolate--tRNA-(uracil(54)-C(5))-methyltransferase (FADH(2)-oxidizing) TrmFO, translated as MTDTLHIIGGGMAGSEAAWQTANAGVKVVIHEMRPKVETFAHQTGLLGEMVCSNSFRSDDDEQNAVGLLHWEMRAANGLIMACADKNRLPAGGALAVDRDPFAQSVTDTLLAHPNITVEYGEITELPRDGKWIIATGPLTSGKLAEAIAAETGAEALAFFDAIAPIVYFDSIDMSKAWMQSRYDKGETEEERTAYLNCPMDKEQYEDFIDALLAAEKTEFREGETAGYFDGCLPIEVMAERGRETLRHGPMKPVGLTNPHQPEVKAHAVVQLRRDNKLGTLYNIVGFQTKMKYGAQTDVFKRIPGLEDARFARLGGIHRNSFINSPTLLDDQMRLRSRDNIRFAGQITGVEGYVESAAMGLLAGRMAAAEIKGGSLPTPPDSTAMGALITHITGGAEAKTFQPMNVNFGLFPPVEGLKSGRRGRKDRYKAYTDRAKADWQTWLNQG; from the coding sequence ATGACAGATACATTGCACATCATCGGCGGCGGCATGGCCGGATCAGAGGCAGCTTGGCAAACGGCGAACGCGGGCGTGAAGGTCGTGATCCACGAAATGCGCCCCAAGGTTGAAACCTTCGCCCACCAAACCGGGCTTCTGGGCGAGATGGTCTGCTCCAACTCCTTCCGCTCGGATGATGACGAGCAAAACGCCGTCGGCCTGCTGCATTGGGAAATGCGTGCCGCCAACGGGCTGATCATGGCCTGCGCCGACAAGAACCGCCTGCCCGCAGGCGGCGCATTGGCAGTGGACCGCGACCCCTTCGCGCAGAGCGTCACCGACACGCTGCTCGCCCACCCCAACATCACCGTGGAATATGGCGAGATCACCGAACTGCCGCGCGACGGCAAATGGATCATCGCCACCGGTCCGCTCACCTCGGGCAAGCTCGCCGAAGCCATCGCGGCTGAAACCGGCGCTGAGGCGCTGGCCTTTTTCGACGCCATCGCGCCGATCGTCTATTTCGACAGCATCGACATGTCCAAAGCATGGATGCAGTCGCGCTATGACAAGGGCGAGACCGAGGAAGAGCGCACCGCCTACCTCAACTGCCCGATGGACAAGGAGCAATACGAGGATTTCATCGACGCGCTGCTGGCCGCCGAAAAGACCGAGTTCCGCGAGGGCGAAACCGCAGGCTATTTTGACGGCTGCCTGCCCATCGAAGTGATGGCCGAACGGGGCCGCGAAACCCTGCGCCACGGCCCGATGAAACCCGTGGGGCTGACCAATCCGCACCAACCCGAGGTCAAGGCCCATGCCGTGGTGCAATTGCGCCGCGACAATAAACTGGGCACGCTTTACAATATCGTCGGCTTCCAGACCAAGATGAAGTACGGCGCGCAAACAGATGTTTTCAAACGGATTCCGGGGCTAGAAGACGCGCGCTTCGCCCGTTTGGGCGGCATTCACCGGAACTCCTTCATCAACTCGCCGACACTGCTCGACGACCAGATGCGCCTGCGCAGCCGCGACAATATCCGCTTTGCGGGTCAGATCACCGGTGTCGAAGGCTATGTCGAAAGCGCCGCCATGGGCCTGCTGGCGGGCCGTATGGCCGCCGCCGAAATCAAGGGCGGCAGCCTGCCCACCCCGCCCGACAGCACCGCCATGGGCGCGCTGATCACCCATATCACCGGCGGGGCCGAGGCAAAAACCTTCCAACCGATGAACGTGAACTTCGGCCTTTTCCCCCCGGTCGAAGGGCTGAAATCGGGGCGCCGTGGCCGCAAGGACCGCTACAAAGCCTATACCGACCGCGCCAAGGCAGATTGGCAAACATGGCTTAATCAAGGTTAA
- a CDS encoding enoyl-CoA hydratase, whose translation MAILDVTARGSVTHLRMNAPERLNALSDEMLAALHARFDQLAPDRATRVIVLSGAGKAFCAGHDLRQMTAMRQAEDGGAAGFKELFDRCAALMARIQSLPQPVIAQVHGIATAAGCQLVATCDLAIAADDCRFGVNGVSIGLFCSTPMVALTRNIPRKQAFEMLTTGEFISAPRAAELGLINRAVPGDQLAQETEALAEKIAAKLGTAVAHGKGAFYQQMQMPSEQAYAFTGEVMVRNMLEAETRDGIDAFLEKRRPDWPQ comes from the coding sequence GTGGCAATTCTTGACGTTACGGCACGCGGGTCGGTGACCCACCTGCGCATGAACGCCCCCGAGCGGCTGAACGCCCTGTCGGACGAAATGCTGGCCGCCCTGCACGCGCGCTTCGACCAATTGGCCCCGGACCGCGCCACGCGGGTCATCGTCCTGTCCGGCGCTGGCAAAGCCTTCTGCGCGGGGCACGACCTGCGCCAAATGACCGCCATGCGCCAAGCCGAAGACGGGGGAGCGGCAGGTTTCAAAGAGCTTTTCGACCGCTGCGCCGCCCTGATGGCCCGCATCCAAAGCCTGCCGCAGCCCGTCATCGCCCAAGTGCATGGCATCGCCACCGCCGCGGGCTGTCAGCTTGTCGCCACCTGCGATCTGGCCATCGCCGCGGATGACTGCCGCTTCGGCGTCAACGGCGTGAGCATCGGCCTCTTCTGCTCAACCCCCATGGTCGCCCTGACCCGAAACATCCCGCGCAAACAAGCCTTTGAGATGCTCACCACCGGCGAGTTCATCTCCGCCCCCCGGGCTGCTGAACTGGGCCTGATCAACCGCGCCGTGCCGGGCGACCAACTGGCCCAAGAGACCGAGGCGCTGGCCGAGAAGATCGCCGCCAAACTCGGCACCGCCGTCGCCCATGGCAAAGGCGCCTTCTACCAACAGATGCAGATGCCCAGCGAACAAGCCTACGCCTTTACTGGCGAGGTCATGGTCCGCAACATGCTTGAGGCGGAAACACGCGATGGCATCGACGCCTTCTTGGAAAAACGCCGCCCCGATTGGCCCCAATGA
- a CDS encoding PaaI family thioesterase: MAVVMDAKALEAFMREVFDQVADDFAVDHVAENEITMRLLTSRRHLRPGGTVSGPSMFALADVSAYLVTLAMIGPKALAVTTNCSIDFMRKPLADVPLVAHAKLLKLGRQLSVTDVLIYSEGSDKPVARAGLTYAIPPASMG, encoded by the coding sequence ATGGCCGTGGTGATGGATGCGAAGGCGTTGGAAGCCTTCATGCGGGAGGTGTTCGATCAGGTAGCGGATGATTTCGCCGTGGATCATGTGGCCGAGAACGAGATCACCATGCGCCTGTTGACCAGCCGCCGCCATCTGCGGCCCGGAGGGACTGTTTCAGGCCCGTCGATGTTCGCGCTGGCGGATGTCTCGGCCTATCTGGTGACGCTGGCGATGATCGGGCCCAAGGCGCTGGCGGTGACGACGAATTGCTCGATTGATTTTATGCGTAAACCGCTGGCGGATGTGCCGCTGGTGGCCCATGCCAAGCTGCTGAAGCTGGGGCGGCAGCTGTCGGTGACGGATGTGTTGATCTATTCCGAAGGGTCGGACAAGCCGGTCGCGCGGGCCGGGCTGACCTATGCGATTCCGCCAGCGTCGATGGGGTGA
- a CDS encoding DUF1127 domain-containing protein, which translates to MTQARPLTADAMTLMTYRALPVPAVIALRFAAVVTTWAARRRTRIALAALEPWELEDAGLTPEQASAEASRVFWQA; encoded by the coding sequence ATGACACAGGCACGCCCCCTTACCGCTGATGCAATGACATTGATGACATACCGCGCCCTGCCGGTCCCTGCGGTGATTGCGCTGCGCTTTGCGGCTGTCGTGACCACATGGGCGGCCCGCCGACGCACCCGGATCGCGCTTGCCGCGCTTGAACCCTGGGAGCTTGAAGATGCGGGACTGACACCGGAACAAGCCTCGGCCGAGGCTTCCCGCGTGTTCTGGCAGGCGTAG
- a CDS encoding PLP-dependent aminotransferase family protein, whose protein sequence is MGTIWQPTLAEGQGPKYKLVALTIRQGINSGALAVGDKLPPVRELAWQLGITPGTVARAYTILTDEGLLEAEVGRGTFVAPPQAAIREDVWNREQDSWIKELEVADTDAVSLFSPRLPDMGQVALIRSALRQVADVPGEDLMNYPTRDAYAPVRQAVVNWLSHLALGPLSERDVVLSHGGQSGIVLVLQAILSGPKPVMLVEDLSYAGFRRAAEVLRAEVVGVAMDAEGVLPEALDKAARDSAAQVFCTTPEVHNPTGSHTSLERRRALLEVAKRHGLEILEDDCYRMGLARAPSYRSLWPEHVWHVSSISKELTPALRVGFALAPAGRAADLRRVAEYGYFGLARPLAEATRILLTDPRLKAICADIRERLAEYVEVAVNHLGGHALEWSRDVPFLWLQLPPGWRAAGFCRAAEAQGVQIRSADEFALRDGRAPHAVRIAVNAHVSLRSFEAAMQRLRCLLDNPPEQISV, encoded by the coding sequence ATGGGTACAATTTGGCAGCCGACATTGGCCGAGGGGCAGGGGCCGAAGTACAAACTCGTCGCGCTGACCATCCGGCAGGGGATTAACTCTGGCGCTTTGGCGGTGGGGGATAAGCTGCCGCCGGTGCGGGAACTGGCGTGGCAATTGGGGATTACCCCCGGCACCGTGGCGCGGGCCTATACCATCCTCACCGATGAGGGTCTGTTGGAGGCCGAGGTGGGCCGTGGCACCTTTGTCGCCCCGCCGCAGGCGGCCATCCGCGAGGATGTCTGGAATCGCGAACAAGATAGTTGGATCAAGGAGTTGGAGGTTGCCGATACGGATGCGGTCAGCCTCTTCAGCCCGCGCCTGCCGGACATGGGACAGGTGGCGCTGATCCGCAGCGCCCTACGGCAGGTGGCGGATGTGCCAGGCGAAGACCTGATGAACTATCCCACCCGCGACGCCTATGCCCCGGTGCGGCAAGCGGTGGTCAACTGGCTGTCGCATCTCGCGCTCGGGCCGCTGAGCGAGCGTGACGTTGTGCTCTCGCATGGCGGGCAGAGCGGGATTGTATTGGTACTGCAAGCGATCCTTTCAGGGCCGAAGCCGGTGATGCTGGTCGAAGATCTCTCCTACGCCGGGTTTCGCCGCGCGGCAGAGGTGCTGCGCGCCGAGGTGGTCGGGGTGGCGATGGACGCAGAGGGCGTGCTGCCAGAGGCGCTGGACAAGGCCGCGCGCGACAGCGCGGCGCAGGTCTTTTGCACGACGCCGGAGGTGCATAACCCTACGGGCAGCCACACCAGCCTTGAACGGCGGCGTGCGCTGTTGGAAGTCGCCAAACGGCACGGGTTGGAGATTTTGGAGGATGACTGCTACCGCATGGGCCTCGCCCGCGCGCCGAGCTACCGCTCGCTCTGGCCTGAGCATGTCTGGCATGTCTCTTCGATCTCAAAGGAATTGACGCCTGCCTTGCGGGTGGGGTTTGCGCTGGCGCCCGCAGGCCGTGCGGCGGACCTGCGGCGGGTGGCGGAATATGGCTATTTCGGCCTCGCCCGTCCCTTGGCCGAAGCCACGCGGATTCTCCTGACGGACCCACGGCTCAAGGCGATCTGCGCCGATATTCGCGAAAGACTGGCGGAATATGTCGAAGTGGCGGTCAACCATCTGGGCGGCCACGCTTTGGAATGGTCGCGCGATGTGCCCTTTCTCTGGCTGCAACTCCCGCCGGGGTGGCGGGCTGCCGGGTTCTGCCGCGCGGCAGAGGCGCAGGGCGTGCAGATCCGCTCGGCCGATGAATTCGCCCTGCGCGATGGCCGCGCGCCCCATGCGGTGCGCATCGCGGTGAACGCCCATGTCTCCCTGCGCTCTTTCGAGGCGGCGATGCAGCGGCTGCGCTGCCTTCTGGACAATCCACCGGAGCAGATCAGCGTGTAG
- the rplM gene encoding 50S ribosomal protein L13, whose protein sequence is MKTFSATPADIDKKWIIIDAEGVVLGRLASIVAMRLRGKHKPSFTPHMDCGDNVIVINADKVQMTGKKREEHFYWHTGHPGGIKSRTKAQILEGAHPERVVTQAVKRMLPGNRLSRQIMTNLRVYAGSEHPHEAQSPEVLDVKSLNKKNTRSA, encoded by the coding sequence ATGAAAACCTTTTCTGCGACACCGGCAGATATCGACAAGAAATGGATCATCATCGACGCCGAAGGCGTCGTGCTGGGCCGTCTCGCCTCGATCGTTGCCATGCGCCTGCGCGGCAAGCACAAGCCGTCCTTCACGCCGCATATGGATTGCGGCGACAACGTGATCGTCATCAACGCCGACAAGGTGCAGATGACCGGCAAGAAGCGCGAAGAGCACTTCTACTGGCACACCGGCCACCCCGGTGGCATCAAATCGCGCACCAAGGCACAGATCCTCGAAGGCGCGCATCCTGAGCGTGTTGTGACCCAAGCGGTCAAGCGCATGCTGCCCGGCAACCGCCTGAGCCGCCAGATCATGACCAACCTGCGCGTATATGCAGGTAGCGAACACCCCCATGAGGCGCAGAGCCCCGAAGTTCTGGATGTCAAATCCTTGAACAAGAAAAACACGCGGAGTGCATGA
- a CDS encoding LLM class flavin-dependent oxidoreductase: protein MQYSVLDLAPVPEGSDTTTAIANSVALAQLAEAKGYHRFWMAEHHNMPGIASAATSVLLGHVADHTKEIRVGAGGVMLPNHAPLAIAEQFGTLAAIHGDRIDLGLGRAPGGDQAVMRAMRRGMIAGDQFPDDVAELMAYLGAPDPRAPVRAHPGEGTHVPIWILGSSLYGAQLAAHFGLPYAFASHFAPDALEEAAAIYRRDFKPSKACPEPRFMLAVNVFAADTDEEGAYLRTTMQQAFARLRTGRPGKLPAPVRDIDAEIGAGLRQGVDHALRISAVGSPETVKRQLETLIAQHRPDELILTGQIHDHNARLRSFEIAADVLQEMKVAA, encoded by the coding sequence ATGCAGTATTCAGTTCTTGATCTTGCGCCCGTGCCCGAAGGGTCGGATACCACCACCGCCATCGCCAATTCGGTCGCTCTGGCGCAACTGGCCGAGGCCAAGGGCTATCACCGGTTTTGGATGGCGGAGCATCATAATATGCCCGGCATCGCTTCGGCGGCGACCTCGGTTCTGCTGGGTCATGTGGCGGATCACACGAAAGAGATTCGCGTCGGCGCGGGCGGGGTGATGCTGCCCAACCATGCGCCCTTGGCCATTGCCGAACAGTTCGGCACGCTTGCGGCGATTCATGGTGACCGGATCGATTTGGGGCTGGGCCGCGCGCCGGGCGGGGATCAGGCGGTGATGCGCGCCATGCGCCGCGGCATGATCGCGGGCGATCAATTCCCCGATGACGTGGCCGAGTTGATGGCCTATCTCGGCGCGCCCGATCCCCGCGCGCCGGTGCGCGCCCATCCGGGTGAGGGGACGCATGTGCCGATCTGGATCCTCGGCTCCTCGCTCTATGGCGCACAATTGGCGGCGCATTTTGGGCTGCCCTATGCCTTTGCCTCGCATTTCGCGCCGGATGCGTTGGAAGAGGCCGCGGCGATCTATCGTCGGGATTTCAAACCGTCCAAAGCCTGCCCCGAACCGCGTTTCATGCTGGCGGTGAACGTCTTTGCCGCCGACACGGATGAGGAGGGCGCCTATCTGCGGACCACCATGCAGCAGGCTTTCGCCCGTCTGCGTACTGGCCGCCCCGGCAAGCTGCCAGCCCCGGTGCGCGACATCGATGCCGAGATCGGCGCGGGCCTGCGCCAAGGGGTCGACCACGCATTGCGCATCTCTGCGGTCGGCAGTCCTGAGACGGTGAAACGTCAGTTGGAAACGCTGATCGCGCAGCACCGACCCGATGAGTTGATCTTGACCGGGCAGATTCACGACCATAACGCGCGGCTGCGCTCGTTCGAGATTGCGGCGGATGTCTTGCAGGAGATGAAAGTGGCGGCCTAA
- a CDS encoding TetR/AcrR family transcriptional regulator, with amino-acid sequence MPKRGYHHGNLRQALIDAALELIEQRGPTGFTLSEAAKRAGVTPAAVYRHFEGREDLIAEAAHQGYDIFADLMEFAYQSGQPSALKAFEATGRAYLAFARKHPGHYIAMFESGISVNRTPELAHAANRANAVLERAATDLSQHIPADKRPPASMFSAHIWAMSHGVVELFARNSPGRASPFPPDDLLETGIGIYLRGLGLVSPDE; translated from the coding sequence ATGCCTAAGCGCGGCTACCATCACGGCAACCTGCGCCAAGCGCTGATCGACGCGGCGCTTGAGTTGATCGAGCAGCGCGGCCCCACGGGTTTCACCCTTTCCGAGGCCGCCAAACGCGCGGGCGTCACCCCGGCGGCGGTCTATCGCCATTTTGAGGGCCGCGAAGACCTCATCGCCGAGGCCGCGCATCAAGGCTATGATATCTTTGCCGACTTGATGGAATTTGCCTATCAATCCGGCCAGCCCTCGGCACTTAAAGCCTTTGAGGCGACGGGCCGCGCCTATCTTGCCTTTGCCCGCAAACATCCCGGCCATTACATCGCGATGTTCGAATCCGGCATCTCGGTCAACCGCACGCCGGAACTGGCCCATGCCGCCAACCGCGCCAATGCGGTGCTGGAACGCGCGGCGACCGACCTCAGCCAACATATCCCGGCGGACAAACGCCCGCCCGCCTCGATGTTCTCGGCCCATATCTGGGCGATGAGCCACGGGGTGGTCGAGCTTTTCGCCCGCAACTCGCCCGGTCGCGCCTCGCCCTTCCCGCCCGATGACCTGCTGGAAACCGGGATCGGGATTTATCTGCGCGGCTTGGGGCTGGTCAGCCCCGACGAGTGA
- a CDS encoding alpha/beta fold hydrolase — protein sequence MPVEIIHGDADTIVPMHIHAEELIKDIPNGALTRLPGMGHMPHHADPQAVVDAIDRAAARAGLR from the coding sequence ATGCCGGTCGAAATCATTCACGGTGATGCCGATACCATTGTGCCGATGCATATCCACGCCGAGGAACTGATCAAAGACATCCCCAACGGCGCCCTGACCCGCCTGCCCGGCATGGGCCATATGCCCCATCACGCCGACCCGCAGGCGGTGGTGGATGCCATCGACCGCGCCGCCGCCCGTGCCGGTTTGCGTTAA
- a CDS encoding alpha/beta fold hydrolase, whose translation MRSAIKLLLALLLGLALLTALVQWRAARHEARAEASHPPEGEIITVDGLPVHAKIIGSGPDLVLIHGASGNLRDFTLGFAERLSDRYRVIMFDRPGMGYTARLPGARGPWNPRGESPQEQAALLQKAADQLGVENPIVLGHSFGGAVALAWGCNALMRPQRWCWSLPCRSLGPAVSAGSITSAPHGLAGRSLSPPSPPLSPTAWCKAASRRSLPHSKRPKAMPITSARASLCAAAPAAPMRNRFINSARMWLKWPRNMTA comes from the coding sequence ATGAGATCGGCCATTAAACTGCTGCTTGCCCTCCTCCTCGGGCTGGCGCTGCTCACCGCGCTTGTCCAATGGCGTGCCGCGCGGCATGAGGCGCGGGCCGAGGCAAGCCATCCGCCCGAGGGTGAGATCATCACGGTGGATGGCCTGCCGGTCCATGCCAAGATCATCGGCAGCGGGCCCGATCTGGTACTGATCCACGGGGCCAGCGGCAACCTGCGCGATTTTACTCTGGGCTTCGCTGAGCGGCTGAGCGACCGCTACCGCGTCATCATGTTCGACCGTCCCGGCATGGGCTATACCGCCCGCCTGCCCGGCGCGCGCGGGCCTTGGAACCCGCGCGGCGAGTCGCCGCAGGAACAGGCCGCACTCTTGCAGAAAGCGGCGGATCAACTGGGTGTCGAAAACCCCATCGTGCTGGGCCATTCCTTTGGCGGGGCCGTGGCGCTGGCTTGGGGCTGCAACGCCCTGATGAGACCGCAGCGCTGGTGCTGGTCTCTGCCGTGTCGGAGCCTTGGCCCGGCGGTCTCGGCTGGCTCTATAACGTCAGCGCCTCACGGCTTGGCGGGGCGCTCTTTATCCCCGCCGTCACCGCCTTTGTCCCCGACAGCGTGGTGCAAAGCAGCATCGCGGCGATCTTTGCCCCACAGCAAGCGCCCGAAGGCTATGCCGATCACATCGGCACGGGCCTCACTCTGCGCCGCAGCGCCAGCCGCGCCAATGCGCAACAGGTTTATCAACTCCGCCCGCATGTGGTTGAAATGGCCGCGCAATATGACCGCCTGA
- the metA gene encoding homoserine O-acetyltransferase MetA — translation MPIKIPSRLPAFDVLRNEGVMVLDEELASRQDIRPLRIALLNLMPKKIQTENQFARLIGATPLQIELSLIRMSDHRTRNTAAEHMESFYRPFEEMKAEKFDGLIITGAPIEHLDFDEVTYWDELREVMEWTQTNIHSTFGVCWGGMAMINHFHGVKKHMLSEKAFGCFRHRNLAPASPYLRGFSDDCTVPVSRWTEMRQDEVDARPGLTTLLGSDEVGPCLIEDPEHRALYVFNHFEYDRDTLKQEYDRDVENGVPINVPCNYYPEDDPARTPVNRWRSHAHLLYGNWINEIYQTTPFDMNEIGH, via the coding sequence ATGCCCATCAAGATCCCCTCCCGCCTGCCTGCCTTCGACGTTCTGCGCAACGAAGGGGTCATGGTGCTGGACGAGGAACTGGCATCGCGGCAAGACATCCGCCCCCTGCGCATCGCCCTGCTGAACCTGATGCCCAAGAAAATCCAGACGGAGAACCAGTTCGCCCGGCTGATCGGTGCCACGCCCTTGCAGATCGAACTGAGCCTCATCCGCATGTCAGACCACCGGACCCGCAACACCGCCGCCGAACATATGGAAAGCTTCTACCGCCCCTTTGAGGAGATGAAGGCCGAGAAATTCGACGGGCTGATCATCACCGGCGCACCGATCGAACATCTCGACTTTGACGAGGTGACCTATTGGGACGAGCTGCGCGAGGTGATGGAATGGACCCAGACGAACATCCACTCCACCTTTGGCGTCTGCTGGGGCGGCATGGCGATGATCAACCACTTCCACGGCGTCAAGAAACACATGCTGAGCGAAAAGGCTTTCGGCTGTTTCCGGCACCGCAACCTCGCGCCCGCCTCGCCCTATCTGCGCGGCTTTTCGGATGATTGCACCGTGCCCGTCTCGCGCTGGACCGAGATGCGACAAGACGAGGTTGACGCGCGTCCCGGCCTGACCACCCTTTTGGGCAGTGATGAGGTTGGCCCCTGTCTGATCGAAGACCCCGAACACCGCGCGCTCTATGTCTTTAACCATTTTGAATACGACCGCGACACGCTCAAGCAAGAGTATGACCGCGATGTCGAGAATGGCGTGCCGATCAACGTGCCCTGCAACTACTACCCCGAGGATGACCCCGCGCGCACGCCGGTGAACCGCTGGCGCAGCCATGCGCATCTGCTTTATGGCAATTGGATCAACGAGATATACCAAACCACCCCCTTTGATATGAATGAGATCGGCCATTAA